In Aggregatibacter sp. 2125159857, one DNA window encodes the following:
- the glpX gene encoding class II fructose-bisphosphatase: MNRSLAIEFSRVTEVAALAGFAWLGRGDKHSADDAAVKAMRYMLNLIHMDAEIVIGEGEIDHAPMLYIGEKVGSGMGELVSIAVDPIDGTRMTAMGQSNAISVLAAGGKNTFLKAPDMYMEKLVVGPEAKGIVDLNLPLEQNLRRVASKLGKLLSDLTVMILDKPRHETVIEKMHQLGVRVFTIPDGDVAASVLCCLPEAEIDMVYGIGGAPEGVVAAAAIRALGGDMQSRLLPRDQVKGDTPENKALAQEEIRRCEEMGVQVNTVLQLEQLVRDDNLVFAATGITHGDLLKGIRRKGNLATTETLLIRGKSRTIRRIQSTHYLDRKDTALSRLIGA, translated from the coding sequence ATGAATAGATCATTAGCCATTGAGTTTTCGAGAGTAACCGAAGTTGCCGCCCTTGCCGGATTTGCGTGGTTGGGGCGTGGGGATAAACATTCGGCTGATGATGCTGCCGTAAAAGCCATGCGTTATATGCTAAATTTGATTCATATGGATGCGGAAATCGTGATTGGCGAAGGCGAAATTGACCACGCGCCGATGTTATATATCGGTGAAAAAGTAGGTTCAGGCATGGGCGAATTAGTGTCTATTGCGGTCGATCCTATTGATGGCACGCGCATGACGGCGATGGGGCAGTCTAATGCGATTTCCGTGTTGGCGGCAGGCGGCAAAAATACCTTTTTGAAAGCGCCGGATATGTATATGGAAAAATTGGTGGTGGGGCCGGAAGCCAAAGGCATTGTGGATTTGAATTTGCCACTTGAACAAAATTTGCGTCGTGTCGCGTCGAAGCTAGGTAAATTGTTATCTGATTTAACAGTAATGATTTTAGATAAACCTCGTCATGAAACGGTGATTGAAAAAATGCATCAACTGGGCGTGCGCGTATTTACGATTCCTGATGGCGATGTGGCGGCTTCGGTGTTATGTTGTTTGCCGGAAGCAGAAATTGACATGGTTTATGGCATTGGTGGTGCGCCGGAAGGTGTTGTGGCAGCGGCTGCGATTCGTGCCTTGGGGGGCGATATGCAATCCCGTCTATTGCCGCGTGATCAGGTGAAAGGCGATACGCCGGAAAATAAGGCATTGGCACAAGAAGAAATTCGTCGTTGTGAAGAAATGGGGGTTCAAGTCAATACGGTGCTGCAGCTGGAACAGCTCGTGCGTGATGACAATTTGGTGTTTGCTGCCACCGGGATTACTCATGGTGATTTATTAAAAGGCATTCGCCGTAAAGGCAATTTAGCCACCACGGAAACGTTGTTGATTCGAGGTAAATCTAGAACCATTCGTCGAATTCAATCGACCCATTATTTAGACCGAAAAGACACCGCACTTTCCCGTTTAATCGGCGCGTAA
- the trmL gene encoding tRNA (uridine(34)/cytosine(34)/5-carboxymethylaminomethyluridine(34)-2'-O)-methyltransferase TrmL: MLDIVLYEPEIPQNTGNIIRLCANTGFRLHLIEPLGFTWDDKKLRRSGLDYHEFADIKKHKTFEAFLQSEQPKRLFALTTKGTPAHSEVKFELGDYLMFGPETRGIPMDILNSMPAEQKIRIPMTANSRSMNLSNSVAVTVYEAWRQLGYQGAVNLAR, from the coding sequence ATGTTAGATATTGTTTTATACGAACCGGAAATTCCACAAAACACCGGCAATATTATTCGTTTATGTGCCAACACCGGCTTTCGCCTACATTTAATCGAACCTCTAGGATTTACTTGGGACGACAAAAAATTACGACGCTCCGGATTGGATTACCACGAATTTGCCGACATCAAAAAGCACAAAACTTTCGAGGCATTTTTGCAAAGCGAGCAACCGAAGCGTTTGTTTGCCTTAACAACAAAAGGCACGCCTGCGCACAGTGAAGTGAAATTTGAATTGGGCGACTATTTAATGTTCGGCCCGGAAACCCGCGGCATTCCGATGGATATTTTAAACAGCATGCCGGCGGAACAAAAAATCCGTATTCCCATGACTGCCAACAGTCGCAGTATGAATCTTTCCAACTCGGTGGCCGTCACCGTGTATGAAGCGTGGCGCCAGCTGGGATATCAAGGTGCGGTGAATCTTGCTCGATAA
- a CDS encoding MetQ/NlpA family lipoprotein, with the protein MNLKKLLGVATLASVFALTACNEEKKPEATAEAPAKIKVGVMAGPEHEVAEIAAKVAKEKYNLDVEYVLFNDYALPNTAVSKGDLDANAMQHKPYLDKDSQAKGLNNLVIVGNTFVYPLAGYSKKIKSVNELQDGAVVAVPNDPSNLARALILLEKQGLIKLKDPTNLFSTSMDIVENPKHLQIKEVDTSVAARALDDVDLAVVNNNYAGQVGLNAQDHGVFVEDKDSPYVNIIVARTDNKDSKAVQDFVKAYQTPEVEQEAKKHFKDGVVKGW; encoded by the coding sequence ATGAACTTAAAAAAATTACTCGGCGTAGCAACACTTGCCTCCGTATTTGCATTAACAGCGTGTAACGAAGAGAAAAAACCGGAAGCGACAGCAGAAGCACCGGCAAAAATTAAAGTCGGCGTGATGGCAGGCCCTGAGCACGAAGTGGCTGAAATTGCCGCGAAAGTCGCGAAAGAAAAATATAACTTAGACGTAGAATACGTTCTATTCAACGACTATGCCTTACCAAATACGGCGGTTTCTAAAGGCGATTTAGATGCGAACGCCATGCAACACAAACCGTATTTAGACAAAGATTCCCAAGCGAAAGGTTTAAACAACCTCGTTATCGTGGGCAACACCTTCGTTTATCCGTTAGCGGGTTACTCTAAAAAAATCAAAAGCGTAAATGAGTTACAAGATGGTGCGGTGGTTGCGGTACCAAACGACCCAAGTAACTTGGCACGCGCGTTAATCTTGTTAGAAAAACAAGGATTAATTAAATTAAAAGATCCGACCAACCTGTTCTCCACTTCAATGGATATTGTTGAAAATCCGAAACATTTACAAATCAAAGAAGTGGATACCTCTGTTGCAGCACGTGCGCTAGACGATGTGGATTTAGCCGTTGTGAATAACAACTATGCCGGTCAGGTTGGCTTAAATGCACAAGATCACGGCGTGTTCGTGGAAGATAAAGATTCTCCATATGTGAACATTATCGTGGCACGTACTGACAACAAAGATAGCAAAGCAGTACAAGATTTCGTGAAAGCTTACCAAACACCGGAAGTGGAACAAGAAGCGAAAAAACACTTTAAAGACGGCGTCGTAAAAGGCTGGTAA
- a CDS encoding methionine ABC transporter permease produces the protein MWNDFLTELTPQMWQAVWVSTYETVYISFASTLLAVIIGLPFGVVTFLTGKGEILQNARLNLILNIVINIGRSIPFIILLIILLPFTRFILNTTLGTTAAIIPLSICAMPFVARLTANALVEVPKGLTEAAKAMGATNWQIIRKFYLPEALPTLINGITLTLVTLVGYSAMAGIVGGGGLGSLAINYGEYRNMVYVKWVATIIIVVFVMISQKLGDDFAKRVDHR, from the coding sequence ATGTGGAATGATTTTTTAACGGAACTTACGCCTCAAATGTGGCAAGCCGTGTGGGTTTCTACCTATGAAACCGTGTATATCAGCTTTGCATCTACCCTGTTAGCCGTGATCATCGGTTTACCTTTTGGTGTAGTAACCTTCCTCACCGGCAAAGGCGAAATTCTTCAAAACGCACGGTTAAATCTCATTTTAAACATTGTGATTAACATTGGACGCTCCATTCCCTTCATTATTTTGTTAATCATTTTGTTACCGTTTACCCGTTTCATTTTGAACACGACGCTGGGTACCACGGCAGCCATTATCCCATTAAGCATTTGCGCCATGCCATTTGTGGCACGTTTAACCGCTAATGCCTTAGTGGAAGTGCCAAAAGGCTTAACAGAAGCTGCAAAAGCGATGGGCGCGACAAACTGGCAAATCATCCGCAAATTCTATTTGCCGGAAGCACTGCCAACCTTAATTAACGGTATCACACTGACCTTAGTTACCCTAGTGGGCTATTCCGCCATGGCAGGCATTGTCGGCGGCGGTGGTTTAGGTAGCCTCGCCATTAACTACGGTGAATACCGCAACATGGTGTACGTTAAATGGGTCGCCACAATTATTATTGTCGTATTCGTCATGATTTCACAAAAACTTGGTGATGATTTCGCAAAACGCGTCGATCATCGTTAA
- the metN gene encoding methionine ABC transporter ATP-binding protein MetN, producing the protein MIKLKNVSKIFDVSGKKLTALDNVSLDIPKGHICGVIGASGAGKSTLIRCVNLLEKPTVGSVIIDGKDLTQLSDAELVLERRNIGMIFQHFNLLSSRTVFGNVALPLELEGTPKEKIEAKVNELLSLVGLSDKKNVYPSNLSGGQKQRVAIARALASNPKVLLCDEATSALDPATTHAILKLLKEINRTLGITILLITHEMDVVKRICDLVAIIDHGKLVEQGSVSDIFSNPKTELAQEFIRSTFNINLPDEYLENLSHTPKHAKSYPIIKFEFTGRSVDAPLLSQASKKFGVELSILTSQIEYAGGVKFGFTVAEVEGDEDAITQTKIYLMENNVRVEVLGYVE; encoded by the coding sequence ATGATTAAGCTAAAGAATGTCAGCAAAATTTTCGACGTTTCAGGTAAAAAACTGACCGCACTTGATAATGTTTCCTTGGATATTCCGAAAGGACATATCTGTGGCGTTATCGGCGCATCCGGTGCAGGCAAAAGCACCCTGATTCGTTGCGTCAACCTATTGGAAAAACCCACTGTGGGTTCCGTCATCATTGATGGCAAAGATCTCACTCAACTTAGCGATGCTGAGCTGGTATTGGAACGCCGTAATATCGGCATGATTTTCCAACATTTCAATTTATTGAGCTCCCGCACTGTCTTCGGTAATGTCGCATTGCCTTTAGAACTAGAAGGCACACCGAAAGAAAAAATCGAAGCGAAAGTCAATGAATTACTCTCTTTGGTAGGCTTAAGCGACAAAAAAAATGTATATCCGTCTAATTTATCCGGCGGTCAAAAGCAACGCGTCGCCATTGCACGCGCACTAGCAAGCAATCCCAAAGTGTTATTATGCGACGAAGCGACTAGTGCGCTAGATCCGGCAACCACACACGCCATCTTAAAATTATTAAAAGAAATCAACCGCACTTTAGGGATCACGATTCTCTTAATTACCCACGAAATGGATGTTGTCAAACGCATTTGTGATTTAGTTGCCATCATCGATCACGGCAAACTTGTAGAACAAGGTTCAGTGAGCGACATTTTCTCCAATCCAAAAACAGAATTGGCCCAAGAATTTATTCGCTCTACCTTTAACATTAATCTGCCTGATGAATATCTAGAGAATCTATCACACACGCCAAAACACGCTAAGTCTTACCCGATTATCAAATTCGAGTTTACCGGACGCTCTGTGGATGCCCCATTGTTGTCCCAAGCCTCCAAAAAATTCGGTGTGGAATTAAGCATTTTAACCTCCCAAATTGAATATGCCGGTGGAGTGAAATTCGGTTTCACCGTAGCTGAAGTGGAAGGCGATGAAGATGCTATTACACAAACCAAAATCTATTTAATGGAAAATAACGTACGCGTTGAGGTATTAGGCTATGTGGAATGA
- the gmhB gene encoding D-glycero-beta-D-manno-heptose 1,7-bisphosphate 7-phosphatase, which translates to MKKAVFLDRDGTLNIDYGYVHDIDHFHFIEGSIEALKKLKEMGYLLVLVTNQSGIARGLFTEEQFLQLTEWMDWSLADRGVDLDGIYYCPHHPEAKLAEFKQDCDCRKPKSGMLLQAIEELNIDPTKSIMVGDKVEDLLAGKGARVKTRVLVRTGKPITSEGEKMADYVLDSIIDIPSLIISQNL; encoded by the coding sequence ATGAAGAAAGCGGTTTTTTTAGATCGAGACGGAACGTTGAATATTGACTATGGTTATGTGCATGACATTGATCATTTTCATTTTATTGAAGGAAGTATTGAGGCGCTAAAAAAACTGAAAGAGATGGGCTATTTGTTGGTTCTGGTGACAAATCAATCTGGTATTGCACGAGGTCTTTTTACCGAGGAACAGTTTTTGCAGTTGACGGAGTGGATGGATTGGTCGTTGGCGGATCGTGGTGTTGATTTGGATGGCATCTATTACTGCCCGCATCATCCGGAGGCAAAACTTGCCGAATTTAAACAGGATTGTGACTGCCGTAAGCCGAAATCGGGGATGTTACTACAAGCAATAGAAGAGCTGAATATCGATCCGACAAAATCTATTATGGTTGGAGATAAAGTGGAAGATTTGCTTGCCGGGAAGGGAGCTAGGGTGAAAACGCGCGTTTTAGTGCGAACTGGTAAACCGATCACTTCTGAGGGAGAAAAAATGGCAGACTACGTATTAGACTCAATTATAGACATTCCTAGTCTGATTATTAGTCAAAATTTATAA
- the corA gene encoding magnesium/cobalt transporter CorA: MINAFALEDARLVRIDESAEPLNTAIWLDLIEPTIEERETLQESLGQSLASFLELEDIEASARFFEDEDGLHLHSFFYCEDENDYADLASVAFTIRDGRLFTLRDRELPAFRLYRMRSRNQRLIECNSYELLLDLFETKIEQLADVIENVYADLEKLSRVILNGTQGEAFDEALATLTEQEDTSSKVRLCLMDTQRALSFLVRKTRLPANQLEQAREILRDIESLQPHNESLFQKVNFLLQAAMGFINIEQNRIIKIFSVVSVIFLPPTLVASNYGMNFNDMPELGFKFGYPMALGLMALAAFAPYWYFKRKGWL; encoded by the coding sequence ATGATAAATGCCTTTGCCCTTGAAGATGCACGCTTAGTTCGCATCGATGAATCTGCTGAGCCATTAAATACCGCTATTTGGCTTGATTTAATTGAACCAACCATAGAAGAGCGGGAAACCTTACAAGAAAGTTTAGGCCAAAGCTTAGCCTCTTTCTTGGAGTTAGAAGATATCGAAGCATCTGCACGTTTTTTTGAAGATGAAGATGGTTTGCACTTACACTCTTTCTTTTATTGTGAAGATGAAAATGATTATGCTGATTTGGCCAGCGTGGCGTTCACCATTCGTGATGGGCGTTTATTTACCTTGCGCGATCGTGAATTACCGGCATTCCGTTTGTATCGGATGCGTTCCCGCAATCAGCGTTTAATTGAGTGTAACTCCTATGAATTACTGCTCGATTTGTTCGAAACAAAAATTGAGCAATTAGCCGATGTCATTGAAAACGTGTATGCTGATTTGGAGAAATTAAGCCGCGTGATACTCAACGGAACGCAAGGAGAAGCCTTCGATGAAGCCTTAGCAACCTTAACGGAACAAGAAGACACCAGTTCTAAAGTCCGCTTATGTTTGATGGATACACAACGCGCGCTCAGTTTCTTAGTACGCAAAACCCGTTTGCCGGCGAATCAATTAGAACAGGCGCGTGAAATTTTACGAGATATTGAATCTTTGCAACCCCATAATGAATCGCTATTCCAAAAAGTCAACTTTTTACTACAAGCGGCAATGGGTTTTATCAATATTGAGCAGAACCGCATTATCAAAATTTTCTCCGTTGTATCGGTAATTTTCTTACCACCGACATTAGTCGCCTCCAACTACGGTATGAACTTTAACGATATGCCGGAACTTGGGTTTAAATTTGGCTACCCGATGGCTTTGGGATTAATGGCGTTAGCCGCATTTGCACCATACTGGTATTTCAAACGGAAAGGATGGCTGTAA
- the holA gene encoding DNA polymerase III subunit delta gives MNRIFPEQLSLSLARQPATLYFLVGEDPLLLAESQDAIQQAAFKQGFDEKWGLEINPSTDWNALFERVQSMGLFFNKQCILLDLPENLTALLQKNLLEFVSLLHADVLPIFRLAKLTKATENHAWFIAANQYAPEAVLVNCQTPNVEQLPRWVSNRAKSLGLSIDEEAVQLLCYSYENNLLALKQALQLLDLLYADRKLSFARVNAVVEQSSVFTPFQWIDAMLAGKGNRARCILIGLKDEDVQPIILLRTLQRDLMTLLEISKPEQPAKLDDPLPTAKLREHFDHLKVWQNRRPLFSQIIQRLTYRKLYLFFQQLAEIERCTKQEFNDDIWQQLEALSVRFCA, from the coding sequence ATGAATCGTATTTTTCCTGAACAGCTTTCTCTCTCGTTAGCGCGTCAGCCCGCAACGCTTTATTTTCTCGTGGGTGAAGATCCGTTATTACTGGCTGAAAGTCAGGATGCGATTCAACAAGCTGCGTTTAAACAAGGATTCGACGAAAAATGGGGGCTGGAAATTAATCCCTCCACTGACTGGAATGCGTTGTTTGAACGTGTGCAATCCATGGGCTTATTTTTCAATAAGCAATGCATTCTCTTAGATTTACCGGAAAATCTGACCGCACTTTTGCAGAAGAATCTGTTGGAATTCGTTTCCTTGTTACACGCTGATGTGTTGCCAATTTTTCGTCTAGCCAAACTGACGAAAGCCACTGAAAATCACGCTTGGTTTATTGCCGCCAATCAATATGCGCCCGAAGCCGTATTGGTGAATTGTCAAACGCCGAATGTAGAACAGTTGCCACGTTGGGTAAGCAATCGGGCAAAAAGTTTAGGTTTAAGCATTGACGAAGAAGCGGTGCAACTGTTGTGCTACAGCTATGAAAATAATTTACTGGCGCTGAAGCAAGCCTTACAATTGTTGGACTTGCTTTATGCCGATCGCAAATTGAGTTTTGCGCGTGTGAATGCGGTGGTAGAGCAGTCTTCTGTCTTTACGCCGTTTCAATGGATTGATGCGATGCTTGCCGGCAAAGGCAACCGCGCCCGCTGCATTTTAATCGGATTAAAAGATGAAGACGTACAGCCAATTATTTTGTTACGCACCTTGCAACGGGATTTGATGACATTGTTAGAGATCAGCAAACCGGAACAACCGGCCAAACTTGATGATCCTTTGCCGACAGCTAAACTACGTGAACACTTTGATCACCTTAAAGTATGGCAAAACCGTCGTCCATTATTTAGCCAAATCATACAACGTTTAACCTATCGTAAACTTTATCTCTTTTTCCAACAACTTGCTGAGATAGAACGCTGCACAAAACAAGAATTTAATGATGACATTTGGCAGCAATTAGAGGCATTATCAGTGAGATTTTGTGCCTAA
- the lptE gene encoding LPS assembly lipoprotein LptE, with the protein MLNPLKTLWLSAGVLALSACGFHFQNGELIPQELQTLKLESSDPYSDMALSMRRQLQLNNVNLVEDKTDVPVLRLNKISSKDQVVSIFKQGREAEKQLILEVEASVKLPNKDSFPITTKVNRTFFDNARAALAKSAEKDVIWQDMREQAARQLINKMVALQHQIHSNK; encoded by the coding sequence ATGCTAAACCCCCTTAAAACCTTATGGTTATCCGCCGGCGTGTTGGCGCTTTCTGCCTGTGGATTTCACTTCCAAAACGGTGAACTGATTCCTCAAGAATTACAAACGTTAAAATTGGAAAGTAGTGATCCTTATAGCGATATGGCGTTATCCATGCGTCGTCAGTTACAGCTCAATAACGTGAATTTAGTGGAAGATAAAACGGATGTCCCGGTATTGCGCTTAAATAAAATTTCGAGCAAAGATCAAGTAGTATCGATTTTCAAACAAGGCCGTGAGGCGGAAAAACAGCTGATTTTAGAAGTGGAAGCCAGCGTGAAATTGCCAAATAAAGACAGTTTCCCAATCACTACCAAAGTTAATCGCACATTTTTTGATAACGCCCGTGCGGCATTGGCAAAATCGGCAGAAAAAGACGTGATTTGGCAAGATATGCGTGAGCAGGCGGCGCGTCAGTTAATTAACAAAATGGTGGCTTTACAGCACCAAATTCATAGCAACAAATGA
- a CDS encoding helicase HerA-like C-terminal domain-containing protein, giving the protein MQYLLAQTSQNQQLGITAKMANRHGLIAGATGTGKTVTLRKMAEAFSDDGVPVFLVDVKGDLSGLVQPGTMQGKIAERIEQFNLGGESYLSGYPVSFWDVFGETGIPLRTTISEMGPLLLSRLLNLNATQEGLLNLVFRVADDKGLLLIDLKDLRAMLKYVAENAKTFQVEYGNVSAASVGAIQRALLTLENEGATNLFGEPALNLDDWLQTRDGRGVINVLNSEKLINSPRMYSAFLLWLMAELFEQLPEVGDPDKPKFVMFFDEAHLLFDGAPSVLVDKVEQVVRLIRSKGVGIYFVTQNPLDLPDTVLGQLGNRVQHALRAFTPRDQKAVKSAAETFRANPNINVVETISTLGVGQALVSFLDEKGMPTPVEIAYIFPPKSQLAPITAEQRTAWVKDDDLYAFYKDYVDNESAFEVLNQQADLAAVAQKQAEQAKQEEENGIMGSLSRMIFGTKKRGEQLTVTEELVSGVAKAVGRNIRSQITKQIMRGILGALKK; this is encoded by the coding sequence ATGCAATATTTACTCGCCCAAACCAGCCAAAACCAACAACTTGGTATCACCGCGAAAATGGCGAACCGCCACGGTTTAATTGCCGGCGCCACCGGCACAGGGAAAACCGTGACATTACGCAAAATGGCGGAAGCCTTTAGTGACGATGGCGTACCGGTGTTTTTAGTGGATGTGAAAGGTGACCTTTCCGGCTTAGTACAGCCGGGCACGATGCAAGGCAAAATCGCCGAGCGTATCGAACAATTCAATTTAGGCGGCGAAAGCTATTTGAGCGGCTACCCAGTCTCCTTCTGGGATGTGTTCGGTGAAACCGGCATTCCGCTCCGTACCACCATTTCTGAAATGGGGCCATTGTTGCTCTCCCGTTTATTAAATCTTAACGCAACGCAAGAAGGTTTACTCAACCTGGTATTCCGCGTTGCCGATGACAAAGGCTTATTGCTTATCGACCTAAAAGACCTGCGCGCTATGCTGAAATATGTGGCGGAAAATGCCAAAACCTTCCAAGTGGAATATGGCAACGTGTCCGCCGCCAGTGTGGGCGCCATTCAACGTGCCTTATTAACCTTAGAAAACGAAGGTGCGACAAATTTATTCGGCGAGCCTGCACTAAATTTAGATGATTGGTTACAAACCCGTGATGGTCGCGGCGTCATCAATGTGCTTAATTCGGAAAAATTAATTAACTCTCCACGTATGTACAGCGCGTTCTTGCTTTGGTTGATGGCAGAATTGTTTGAACAACTGCCGGAAGTGGGCGATCCCGACAAACCGAAATTCGTCATGTTCTTTGACGAAGCCCATTTGCTGTTTGACGGCGCACCAAGCGTGTTAGTGGATAAAGTGGAACAGGTTGTGCGTTTGATTCGTTCCAAAGGCGTGGGCATTTATTTCGTGACCCAAAACCCGTTGGACTTACCGGATACCGTGCTCGGTCAATTAGGCAACCGCGTACAACACGCCTTGCGCGCCTTTACACCACGCGATCAGAAGGCCGTGAAATCGGCCGCAGAAACCTTCCGTGCTAATCCAAACATAAATGTGGTTGAAACCATTTCAACACTCGGTGTGGGTCAGGCATTAGTGTCATTCTTAGATGAAAAAGGCATGCCGACACCGGTGGAAATTGCTTACATTTTCCCACCGAAAAGCCAACTCGCGCCGATTACTGCCGAACAACGCACCGCTTGGGTAAAAGACGACGATTTATACGCTTTCTATAAAGATTATGTGGATAACGAATCTGCTTTTGAGGTGTTAAACCAACAAGCGGATTTAGCCGCTGTAGCGCAAAAACAAGCGGAACAGGCCAAGCAGGAAGAAGAAAACGGCATTATGGGTAGCCTTAGCCGCATGATTTTCGGCACCAAAAAACGTGGCGAGCAACTGACTGTGACGGAAGAATTGGTCAGCGGCGTAGCAAAAGCCGTTGGCCGCAACATCCGCAGCCAAATCACCAAACAAATTATGCGGGGAATTTTAGGCGCGCTTAAGAAGTAA
- a CDS encoding MOSC domain-containing protein: protein MSKAEVLIIKIGEVAQLTFADGSQYESAIRKQPVASVKIHALGAEGNDVGLKAHHGGPDKALFFMSDVSFPALNALLGENFTYDNTAIYGENFVVSGFNEDSVCVGDRFQIGSVLLEVSQPRKPCERLSKNTENENTQKIVHQSGWTGWYVRVIETGEIHKGDEIILQQRPYPQFTIRYLNRLLSDKPSMAELEQALAIEELAPAFKRSLNSKLMKLQEKQS, encoded by the coding sequence ATGTCAAAAGCTGAAGTTTTAATCATAAAAATTGGGGAAGTTGCACAATTGACCTTTGCCGATGGATCGCAATATGAAAGTGCGATTCGTAAGCAGCCGGTCGCGTCGGTGAAAATTCATGCGTTGGGGGCGGAAGGCAATGATGTGGGGTTAAAAGCGCATCACGGCGGCCCGGATAAAGCCTTATTTTTTATGTCTGACGTGTCTTTTCCGGCATTAAATGCCTTGTTAGGCGAAAATTTTACTTACGATAATACGGCAATTTATGGCGAAAATTTTGTGGTATCGGGATTTAATGAAGATTCTGTGTGCGTGGGCGATCGATTTCAAATCGGTTCGGTGCTATTGGAAGTATCTCAACCGCGGAAACCTTGCGAACGGTTGTCGAAAAATACCGAAAATGAAAATACGCAGAAAATTGTGCATCAATCAGGTTGGACGGGTTGGTATGTCCGCGTAATTGAAACCGGTGAGATTCACAAGGGCGATGAGATAATTTTGCAACAGCGTCCGTATCCGCAATTTACCATTCGTTATTTAAATCGTTTATTATCCGATAAACCGAGCATGGCGGAATTGGAACAAGCTCTGGCTATTGAAGAATTAGCCCCGGCATTTAAGCGTTCGTTAAATTCAAAACTGATGAAATTACAAGAAAAACAGAGCTAA
- a CDS encoding YchJ family protein — MTALLDSACPCQSNKSYGDCCGRFHTHAQFPETAEQLMRSRYTAYVLKNVPYIVDTTVPSQQALLNVQAIQTWAENTQWLGLQILKTETLSKLQSAVEFHAVFQGEEGEQTHHERSIFVKIDDRWYFVDPTVPLPTMKQPCVCGSGRKFKHCCGGFL; from the coding sequence ATGACCGCGCTTTTAGATTCAGCTTGCCCTTGTCAATCGAATAAATCTTACGGGGATTGTTGTGGGCGTTTCCATACACATGCGCAATTTCCGGAAACTGCTGAGCAACTCATGCGTTCCCGTTATACCGCTTATGTACTGAAAAATGTGCCTTATATTGTGGACACTACCGTGCCGAGCCAACAGGCGTTACTTAACGTACAAGCCATTCAAACTTGGGCAGAAAATACCCAATGGCTTGGTTTGCAGATTTTAAAGACGGAGACGTTGAGTAAGCTCCAAAGTGCGGTGGAATTTCACGCCGTTTTTCAAGGTGAGGAAGGGGAGCAGACGCATCATGAACGGTCGATTTTTGTGAAAATTGACGATCGCTGGTATTTTGTCGATCCAACGGTGCCGCTGCCGACGATGAAACAACCTTGCGTATGCGGTTCCGGCAGAAAATTTAAGCATTGTTGCGGAGGCTTTTTATGA